From a single Sphaeramia orbicularis chromosome 4, fSphaOr1.1, whole genome shotgun sequence genomic region:
- the LOC115417611 gene encoding proline-rich proteoglycan 2-like yields the protein MAKLSSAEPHPKTNSVFPTVPALQQEVPTVSPKQSGGPPPSSSGCPEDPGGPPPFRPQLPVGPRRLPAPRLQLSGGPQRTPAFRLQLTGGPRRPLAPHLRLSRGPRRTHAFRFRLSRGPRWTPAFRLQLSGGPRRPPVPYRRLSRGPRRTHAFRFRLSRGPRWTPSFRLQLSGGPRRPPPPSFGFPEDPSGPLPSASGFSEDPGSPSPASSGCPEEPSSPPPLSSGCLEDPGRTPPSASGCPEDPGGPRLPPSAVRRTSADPLLPPLAVPRTLAACG from the exons ATGGCTAAG CTGTCCAGCGCAGAGCCGCATCCCAAGACCAATTCGGTCTTTCCTACGGTGCCTGCGCTCCAGCAAGAAGTACCAACAGTATCTCCGAAGCAGAGCGGCGGACCCCCACCTTCTTCCTCTGGCTGTCCAGAGGACCCCGGCGGACCCCCCCCTTTTCGCCCCCAGCTTCCCGTAGGACCCCGGCGGCTCCCCGCCCCCCGCCTGCAGCTGTCCGGAGGACCCCAACGGacccccgccttccgcctccaGCTTACcggaggaccccggcggcccctCGCCCCACAcctccggctgtcccgaggaccccggcggaCCCACGCCTTCCGCttccggctgtcccgaggaccccggtggacccccgccttccgcctccaGCTGTCcggaggaccccggcggccccccgtCCCCTACCgccggctgtcccgaggaccccggcggaCCCACGCCTTCCGCttccggctgtcccgaggaccccggtgGACCCCCTCCTTCCGCCTCCAGCTGTCcggaggaccccggcggcccccgCCCCCCTCCTTCGGCTTTCCGGAGGACCCCAGCGGACCCCTGCCTTCCGCCTCCGGCTTTTCGGAGGACCCCGGCAGCCCCTCGCCCGCCTcctccggctgtcccgaggaACCCAGCAGCCCCCCGCCCCTCTCCTCCGGCTGTCTCGAGGACCCCGGCAGAACCCCGCCTTCCGCCtctggctgtcccgaggaccccggtgGGCCCCGCCTTCCGCCTTCGGCTGTCCGGAGGACCTCAGCAGACCCCCTCCTCCCGCCTCTGGCTGTGCCAAGAACACTGGCGGCCTGTGGCTAA